One window of the Anomaloglossus baeobatrachus isolate aAnoBae1 chromosome 12, aAnoBae1.hap1, whole genome shotgun sequence genome contains the following:
- the LOC142257866 gene encoding olfactory receptor 6N2-like: MTVTPNQSQFTQFIILGFPELNGTQGLVFTLLSIIYVFTLSGNVLVITLICTYRHLHVPLYIFVAILSFLEIWYTGVTIPKMLTNLLNDKMISYFGCLLQIYFLHFLGITETYLLTAMAYDRYMAICNPLRYPSIMTNSCCFQIAACCWVVGFFGPLTQIILLSRLSFCKSNKVEHIFCDFTPLINLACSDTSTNVTVDFAINSFLLFLAFACIITSYVKIISAVLKIKTAVGRKKAFSTCGAHLTVVLLFFVSVGFMYVRLTNNPSVNFDRVMAVIYSVLTPMCNPIIYSLRNREIREILRKKFSELF; the protein is encoded by the coding sequence ATGACAGTCACACCAAACCAGTCTCAATTCACACAATTCATTATCTTAGGCTTCCCTGAACTCAATGGAACTCAAGGTTTGGTTTTCACCCTTCTGAGTATTATCTATGTCTTTACCCTTAGTGGTAATGTTCTAGTCATCACCCTAATATGTACTTATCGTCACCTCCATGTCCCTCTCTATATTTTTGTTGCCATACTTTCTTTCTTGGAGATCTGGTACACGGGAGTCACTATTCCGAAGATGTTGACAAATTTACTGAATGACAAGATGATTTCATATTTTGGATGCCTTCTCCAAATCTACTTTCTTCATTtcttgggcattacggaaacctatcTTCTAACAGCCATGGCTTATGATCGTTACATGGCCATTTGCAACCCTTTACGATATCCTTCCATAATGACAAATAGTTGTTGTTTTCAGATAGCAGCATGTTGTTGGGTTGTTGGCTTCTTTGGACCGTTGACTCAGATTATATTGTTGTCTCGTCTTTCCTTTTGTAAGTCGAACAAGGTTGAACATATCTTTTGTGACTTTACACCACTGATAAACTTAGCATGTTCTGATACATCAACCAATGTCACCGTTGACTTTGCCATcaattctttccttctcttcttggcCTTTGCGTGCATTATCACCTCCTACGTCAAAAtaatttctgccgttttaaaaataAAGACCGCAGTCGGAAGGAAAAAGGCTTTTTCTACCTGTGGTGCCCACCTTACTGTTGTCCTGCTCTTTTTTGTCAGTGTGGGTTTTATGTATGTCAGACTGACCAATAATCCTTCGGTGAACTTTGATCGTGTGATGGCCGTCATCTACTCAGTATTAACACCGATGTGTAATCCAATCATTTATAGTCTACGGAATCGAGAAATAAGAGAGATATTGAGGAAGAAGTTCAGTGAACTGTTTTAG